From Antechinus flavipes isolate AdamAnt ecotype Samford, QLD, Australia chromosome 1, AdamAnt_v2, whole genome shotgun sequence:
aatgttgaaatGTTTTTGGATCTTCTAGTACAAATCTAACTTGGTTACAACGAATGATATTACCTAGGATATCGGAtaagattttatttctattttattttgtttatattttatattttttctcttgttcatAGTTACTTTacattgaacatttttttttctgagatgggattatCTATCGATTCAGTTTCTTTGgactttttttgaagaaaatcttCTAAGTTTTATGTTTATTaggttttttgcattttattatgcGTAAAAACTGATcgttttttctgatttgtttttctagctttgttcTGATTTCACCTAGTTCACTTGctattttattgactatttttctgtcttcttttcaaTCCGTTTAGTTGAAGGTTtgttaatagtttcaatttttttcaaagaacaggcttttggttttgtttatcatttctgtagtcatttaaaattttttttatttttatctgtttctcctttaacttcagtgttttttcttttgtgatgacTTGGAGTGCCTTTATTTTGTaagtccttatttttaaaatgcatgttcaattcactttttctttttaataactagAAGTTTTTAAAGATGTCATTTTCCCCAGAAAGAGTGCTTTGGGTGTATCACAAATTTGACATGTTGTTTTTTCAATAGCATTGTCTTTCACATGATTATGAAGTGTTTCAAGGACTTGTTCTTCAGCCCACCCATTATTTAAGATTTCACCATTAAGTCTTTACTTATATTTGGATCTTTTGACTGTGGGCTCTGAATTAATTGATATTTTGGGttccttttgcttttaatatAGACTTTTGTACATGTGATTAGTTTTGCTTAATGTCCTTTAAATCAACCCATTCCTAGGTCTCACTTTTCCTCAgatatttctttcccctttatttgTCAAGGTTTTCCTTAGTTTTAGGGTTTTActaagtttatttctttcttttcatttctatttagcTATCTAatccttcctctattttttttttctttcccccctcctagTCACTAAGTGGGTAATTCaaatccctacttttttttttttttttttttttttttttgcttatttgttcttTCACTTAAAcggatttcttttattttgttctcttaaaAAATTCTCTTAGGTTTTTATTTATATGCCTCAATAATGGTCTGTATACTTATTTACTCTTTCTTTAGCTGTTATATATTTCTCATGGGATTAATGAACAAGCAGATAAATTAAGTTTGAGTTTCCTCTTTTACCAAGTTTCTTCATTACCTCATATCTCTTGCCCTCATTGCTTTTCTAGTATCCTTCCCTCTTGCACCTATCACTTGATGACAAAGGAAATGAAGGTAGAAATGTTGCCCTATGGCACATGAtgttcctaaagcataggtctcCCCCCATGTAAACTTGCCTCTCCTCTCCCGTGTCACTCTCGACCCTCCTTTCAGTAGCAACTGATATCTGGTCTTCTACATGAAACTTTTCCcaacttcttttactttttctatctTCCCTCTGTGGATAATTTCCTAATTATCAAGTATAaaccttgtttgtacatatttgtttccttgctgtcgtcccccattagattgtgggCTCCTTTAAAGACaggtattatcttttccttttgtttgtatcCTTAATTTTTAGCACAGGGCCTGAAATATCATTATCTTATTCAATCATTGTCTTAATCTATCGATTAGAATTTTCTCTATGTCcccaattattttaattcatgtcCCTGCCCTCCTTaagatcattttcattttcattaagtatgttattttcttttgcattttttaaaaggcatggGTCTTCTTCTCTTACTTTGACTGAAAATACAGGTACTAAGCATGGGCTTGATCTCACCATTCATCAGTACAAGAGTTTTGCTGAACTTTGTTTCTGACCTGGCCCGATTTGCCCACCCTTAAGCAACATAGTGTTTTCCCCCTTCTGGGGGCTCAACAGATTCATGTTAAAGTTCCTTAGTGAGGAAATCTCAATTAGCCTATCATCTGCTACAATGAAGGACTGCTGAACTAAAGAGATCGATAGGTCTCCACTTCCCAGAAATTTAGGATGATAGGCAAACACTACCATAAGCACTGgtcattatttttcaatttaatttttattttcttcaatttatggaacaaaagaaacatttccatCATATGACTGAACATGAAACTTCAACTATTTACTACTAGCTAATTTTTCAAAAAGTCAATGCTAAGATTTGATTCAGAGCATGaagaaaaagcaatgaaatgTCAAAATCCTTTTCAAAGTTCCAAATGTGGATGGGAAACCTCTTTTATCCTCTCAATAAAAGGATAGTCAATACTATCTTTGGTCGAATTGTCCCGACCCGCGGGACCAGAGAGTGGAccctgaaagaaaagagaaggggcaaGGGAGAAGAAACCCATAAAATGAAGACAAGACAGGCTTTTTGATCAATTCtcgtttattgtgggcaaaagtacgAGTATTTCTAGCAAGAAGAAAGGAGGTAGGGGTCGGGCAAACTCAGTGCAGAGGGGGCCCTGGACAAAGGGTTAGTTTCCTGGCCGCCAAAGGACAAGTTGGCTAGGGGTCTTTGGTGAGTAGGAAGCTCCAGGAAGGGATTAGAAGGCGCCTAGATGTCTGCCTCTCCAAGGTGAAAGTATTCTTAGGAATGTGGCCTTCACCCGTAGATTAGTGTTGGCCCCCACAGATCCCTCTTTTTGTATTGATAAAGAGCATCCAGTATAGAAGTTTTCATTTCCCGACCTGTGCCTGGCTTAGGTTGTCCCTATGGGGAGAAGCCTTACCCGTCATAGGAAGGATGTACAAAAACAGCTCTTCCTGGCTTAGGTTGGCTAATCCTTGAGGAATCTTACCCGTCATTGGCTAACCAGGTCTCGATGTTTTTCAGAAATTTTGGTTGCTCATATGAGTATCAAGAGGGTCATCACCAGTCTCAAGGCGGTGAGAGTGTATGTCGATGGGTTTTGCCAGTGCACTATCTATTCGGGATTTGACAAAGGATGTAACTTTCCAGAAGGCCCAGGGTCCAAAagaccaaaggaaaagaaagccaatTAAGGGCCCAGGGaatcaaagaagagaagggaggatcCCATGGAGCCCACTGCAAAGAGGGTTATCAGACAGTTCTTGGCGCCCCTTAATCCAATCTTCCTGGAGTCTCCTAGTTTTGTCCCTTCTAATACCAGATTTGTTTGCACAGAAGCAAAAGCGTTCCTGGAGGGCTAAGCATATCCCTCCTAGCTTGGCTTTGAGGAAGTCCAGGTCTGGTCTATTTTCAAGACCACTTCAACTAAACTATCGATCTGATCCTGGAGGTCATTGATAGCACTGGAGAGGGCCTGAACATTGTCAGTCAGTTGGTTTGAAAGTCTAGTGTAGGAATGGACAGCCAGTCCTAGTCCTGCTGAGCCTCCAGCTCCCGTTATTCCCAGACCAACAagtaagggaaagaggagaacaGCTCTTTTCCTCGGGCCTCCTACATAGTCAAAGCTATAGGAAAGCATATCGGAGCCACAGTCCTCTTCCagcaaaaaggggaaagaagcagAATCGTGAGTCCTGTTCCATGCAGGGAATATGCTGGCTAGTTTAACTCGAATTCAATCATGGCTTTATAAGCATCCAGTTGGGCATCTAGTTCTTCTCTGGAAAGCTGTTGTTTGGAATTTCTTCCAGCTCCTGCTTGTGGTCCTCGCTTGCGTCCAGGGCCGCCTCTCCGGGTGCCGCCTCCAGAGCCACGGGTTCCGGTCATTCCACCTCTATTTACCCTCCGAGCGCCTCTTCGTTGTTTCCGAGTCTGTGCTAGAACAAGCTGGACGTTCATGGTGACACCATCATAGTGTTTCATGGCCTTCAGAGCATCGGCTTTTCGCTCAAAGTGAACATCTGCTGTTCCTAAGCTTCCGCCGGACCGATCATAATGCACAGCTGCCTTCTTCAGAGTTCCAAATGCAGCAAAGAGTTGCTGAATATCGGCATCCGAGACCCCGCAATCCAAATTGGAGATCAGCAACTTGGTCCCGGTCTCAGCTGCGGGCCCGCCTCCAAAGTCACTGGGGAACACGTCGGGCTGACTCTTGGGTGGAAGCCTCTTGGGTCGGCTGTAGGGCGCGGGTCGGTTCCTGCCGCGGCCCCGGGCGCCTCCGCGGGCCATGGTCCGTCTGTTCCGGATGGGGCCCCCGCCTCTGCTTACGCGGGCTGCCTCCTGCGCGTCTCCACCGTCGCGGCCGCCCTGGGCTCCAGCCCGACCTCGGTCTCGGTCCCGGTACCCGCCGCATCCGCTACGCTGGCTCCTGTTGAGTTTAATGATGTCGTCCAAGGACATGTCTATCTTGTCGGCCATGACGGGGTAGAATCGGTGGTCCGGCACGAAAAACAACGatgagctattaaaaaaaaaaaaaaa
This genomic window contains:
- the LOC127538129 gene encoding THO complex subunit 4-like, producing the protein MADKIDMSLDDIIKLNRSQRSGCGGYRDRDRGRAGAQGGRDGGDAQEAARVSRGGGPIRNRRTMARGGARGRGRNRPAPYSRPKRLPPKSQPDVFPSDFGGGPAAETGTKLLISNLDCGVSDADIQQLFAAFGTLKKAAVHYDRSGGSLGTADVHFERKADALKAMKHYDGVTMNVQLVLAQTRKQRRGARRVNRGGMTGTRGSGGGTRRGGPGRKRGPQAGAGRNSKQQLSREELDAQLDAYKAMIEFELN